In the genome of Acidimicrobiia bacterium, one region contains:
- a CDS encoding GNAT family N-acetyltransferase codes for MTRADARERHTRDLRGGRERELVLVTTPAPRDVWRAVLASDPTAMPSQTPEWLDCVCAAGPWTDASRLYERAGDRPVVLPAVRREWAHGALTVEASLPAGWGPGGPLAPGGADVDDVALVADDVARVAASGVLVASVRPAFGAAATWRAARVDGLAVVPRVVHVLDLEGGIDQVWAERFTPQTCQSLRRAARRAEDAGVTIERGNSPQLVDELYDVYLRWLDASARRRGLPRWLVRQGGMHADPLRKFQLVARALGDACTVYVARVGGVAAAADLCVRQGAIAMGWRGMSDRALAGSLRLNELLHEQSIRDACEAGCRWFDMGESGGVDSLVSFKIRLGGRPCALAEYRAERVPISALRRMAARERARVESLLARATPTRGRTTHAG; via the coding sequence GTGACGCGCGCCGACGCGCGAGAGCGGCACACGCGTGACCTCCGGGGCGGCCGCGAGCGCGAGCTCGTGCTCGTCACCACGCCCGCGCCGCGCGACGTCTGGCGTGCCGTGCTCGCGAGCGATCCCACCGCGATGCCGTCGCAGACGCCGGAGTGGCTCGACTGCGTGTGCGCCGCGGGTCCGTGGACGGACGCGAGCCGGCTGTACGAACGGGCCGGGGACCGGCCGGTCGTGCTGCCCGCGGTCCGTCGGGAATGGGCGCATGGTGCGCTGACGGTCGAGGCGTCGCTGCCCGCGGGGTGGGGACCGGGCGGCCCGCTGGCGCCCGGCGGTGCGGACGTCGACGACGTGGCCCTGGTCGCCGACGACGTCGCGCGGGTCGCGGCGTCGGGCGTGCTCGTGGCGAGCGTCCGCCCCGCGTTCGGCGCTGCCGCGACGTGGCGGGCGGCGCGCGTCGACGGGCTGGCGGTCGTGCCGCGCGTCGTGCACGTGCTCGACCTGGAGGGTGGCATCGACCAGGTGTGGGCGGAGCGCTTCACACCCCAGACGTGCCAGAGCCTGCGTCGCGCCGCCCGGCGCGCGGAGGACGCCGGTGTGACGATCGAGCGGGGGAACTCACCGCAGCTCGTCGACGAGCTCTACGACGTCTACCTCCGCTGGCTCGACGCGAGCGCGCGCCGGCGCGGCCTGCCGCGGTGGCTGGTACGCCAGGGCGGGATGCACGCCGATCCGCTGCGCAAGTTCCAGCTCGTCGCGCGCGCGCTCGGCGACGCGTGCACCGTGTACGTCGCGCGCGTCGGCGGCGTCGCCGCCGCGGCCGACCTCTGTGTGCGCCAGGGCGCGATCGCGATGGGGTGGCGTGGGATGAGCGACCGCGCGCTCGCCGGATCACTTCGGCTCAACGAGCTCCTGCACGAGCAGTCGATCCGCGACGCATGCGAGGCCGGGTGCCGGTGGTTCGACATGGGCGAGTCCGGGGGCGTCGACTCGCTCGTGAGCTTCAAGATTCGCCTGGGCGGCCGACCCTGCGCGCTGGCCGAGTACCGCGCGGAGCGCGTGCCGATCAGCGCGCTGCGCCGCATGGCGGCTCGAGAACGCGCGCGCGTCGAGTCCCTGCTCGCACGGGCGACGCCGACCCGCGGACGTACGACTCACGCCGGGTAG
- a CDS encoding glycoside hydrolase family 16 protein: protein MSGPSPAPSGETMPGDAGPGWRRVFADDFTVTVPTGSFPAAVATRWTAYRDGWTDTSGNGTYTPSSVLSQHDGVLDYFVHTEHGVHMVSAPLPIVPGAPGPEGGLVAGRYTVRFRSDVLPGYKTAWLLWPDSERWPTDGEIDFPEARLDGADTTTAFMHRQGGSGQDAYDSGIVEAGTGWHTATIEWIPGSCRFTLDGRVLGTSTAQVPDTPMHLVLQTETYTSGPPPSDAVAGHVLVDWVTVDVPAS from the coding sequence GTGAGCGGGCCGTCGCCGGCACCGTCGGGCGAGACGATGCCCGGCGACGCGGGTCCCGGTTGGCGACGCGTCTTCGCCGACGACTTCACCGTCACGGTGCCGACCGGCAGCTTCCCCGCCGCGGTGGCGACCCGGTGGACGGCGTACCGCGACGGGTGGACCGACACGTCGGGCAACGGGACGTACACGCCGTCGAGCGTGCTGAGCCAGCACGACGGGGTGCTGGACTACTTCGTCCACACCGAGCACGGTGTCCACATGGTGTCGGCCCCGCTGCCGATCGTCCCGGGCGCGCCCGGACCCGAGGGCGGTCTGGTCGCGGGCCGGTACACGGTGCGGTTCCGTTCGGACGTCCTTCCGGGGTACAAGACGGCGTGGCTCCTGTGGCCCGACTCCGAGCGCTGGCCGACCGACGGCGAGATCGACTTCCCGGAGGCGCGCCTGGACGGCGCGGACACGACCACCGCGTTCATGCACCGCCAGGGGGGTTCGGGTCAGGACGCGTACGACTCCGGCATCGTCGAGGCAGGGACGGGATGGCACACGGCGACGATCGAGTGGATCCCGGGCTCGTGCCGGTTCACGCTCGACGGCCGGGTCCTCGGGACCTCCACCGCGCAGGTCCCCGACACGCCGATGCACCTCGTCCTGCAGACGGAGACGTACACGTCGGGTCCGCCGCCGTCGGACGCGGTCGCAGGCCACGTGCTCGTCGACTGGGTGACGGTGGACGTCCCCGCGAGCTGA
- a CDS encoding glycoside hydrolase family 16 protein has product MTDRETTRDRRDAPGPWHRGNGSSVGPDGDADGGFAPIESPETILPARRPAGGHHGPRRRPRTDRRRRPRGDARRKARRERARRRVAAAIAVVAAVAVALGAWSVLRTSPPSRAMPRDDPPGWRRVLADDFTGRSLDTARWGAYEGEPGGDPGGWWDPSHVVVRDGVANLETYRDRRFGNRWVSGGMSSAHGLRQTYGKYLVRFRVDRGDGVQAILLLWPSYDTSSGAEIDFAENGGGNRDHVSATLHYGSGRQIQRSVDADFTRWHVAGVEWTPGRVAYTLDGRTWAVVRSSGVPATPMELDAQTQAGTCGDPDQPCPDARTPRRVTMQIDWVVAYRRR; this is encoded by the coding sequence GTGACCGACCGCGAGACCACGCGCGACCGTCGCGACGCGCCCGGGCCGTGGCACCGAGGCAACGGCTCGTCGGTCGGACCCGACGGTGACGCTGACGGCGGGTTCGCGCCCATCGAGTCACCCGAGACGATCCTCCCGGCGCGGCGGCCTGCCGGCGGTCACCACGGGCCCCGCCGCCGACCACGCACGGACCGCCGCCGCCGGCCGCGCGGCGACGCGCGCCGCAAGGCGCGACGCGAACGGGCGCGCCGGCGGGTGGCCGCAGCGATCGCGGTGGTCGCCGCGGTCGCGGTCGCGCTCGGTGCGTGGTCCGTGCTCCGCACGTCGCCACCGTCGCGCGCGATGCCGCGCGACGACCCGCCGGGCTGGCGTCGCGTGCTCGCCGACGACTTCACCGGTCGGTCGCTCGACACCGCGAGATGGGGTGCGTACGAGGGCGAGCCCGGGGGCGACCCGGGCGGGTGGTGGGATCCGTCGCACGTCGTCGTACGCGACGGCGTCGCGAACCTCGAGACGTATCGCGATCGCCGCTTCGGCAACCGGTGGGTGTCCGGGGGAATGTCGAGCGCGCACGGGCTGCGCCAGACCTACGGCAAGTACCTCGTGCGCTTCCGCGTCGACCGCGGCGACGGCGTCCAGGCGATCCTGCTGCTGTGGCCGTCGTACGACACCAGCTCCGGCGCCGAGATCGACTTCGCCGAGAACGGCGGCGGGAACCGCGACCACGTCTCCGCGACGCTGCACTACGGCTCGGGCCGCCAGATCCAGCGCAGCGTGGACGCCGACTTCACGCGTTGGCACGTCGCCGGGGTCGAGTGGACACCGGGACGCGTCGCCTACACGCTCGACGGCCGGACGTGGGCCGTGGTGCGCTCGAGCGGCGTGCCCGCGACGCCGATGGAGCTGGACGCGCAGACGCAGGCCGGCACGTGCGGCGACCCGGACCAGCCGTGCCCGGACGCGCGGACCCCCCGGCGGGTCACGATGCAGATCGACTGGGTCGTGGCGTACCGGCGGCGCTGA